A portion of the Feifania hominis genome contains these proteins:
- a CDS encoding M16 family metallopeptidase, whose protein sequence is MIEKITLDNGLTVVLERMQNVGSASVGIFVKSGSLHETKEELGIAHFIEHMLFKGTETRSARQIAEEFDDIGGQVNAFTSKELTCFYAKVLGYSLPKAILILSDMLTHSKFDPANIKTERNVVREELSMYEDSPEDLVCDSLLEKVWSGSKLAYNILGTAGSIRSFNREMALGYMRRNYTPSNMVVSIAGSFERDEVLAALRGALGFDCPPPPVREEYEVHYEPSLVVRKKDIEQNHLCLGVPGLPLGHPKRFELAVLSNILGEGMSSRLFQRLREEMGLVYTVYTFLANHEKAGFFGIYSAQTAEAESQAIELIRGELESVARDGVTDEEVRRAKELLKTNIVMGYESSFNRMNRNARDEIFRGRFVKAKEITALIDAVDTAAVSERAGALFEPDKFSLGVVGRTRPREEYRRELA, encoded by the coding sequence ATGATAGAGAAAATCACACTGGACAATGGACTGACGGTCGTACTCGAGCGTATGCAGAACGTGGGCAGCGCCTCGGTCGGCATCTTCGTCAAGAGCGGCTCGCTGCACGAGACCAAAGAGGAACTCGGCATCGCCCACTTCATCGAGCACATGCTCTTCAAGGGCACCGAGACCCGCTCGGCGCGCCAAATTGCCGAGGAGTTTGACGACATCGGCGGCCAGGTAAACGCCTTTACCTCGAAAGAGCTCACCTGTTTCTACGCAAAGGTGCTCGGCTACTCGCTGCCCAAGGCCATTTTGATTCTCTCGGATATGCTCACCCACTCGAAATTTGACCCCGCAAACATCAAAACCGAGCGAAACGTCGTACGCGAGGAGCTCTCGATGTACGAGGACTCGCCGGAGGACCTGGTGTGCGACAGCCTGCTCGAAAAAGTCTGGAGCGGCTCGAAGCTCGCCTACAATATCCTCGGCACGGCGGGCTCCATCCGCAGCTTCAACCGCGAGATGGCGCTCGGCTATATGCGCCGCAACTACACGCCGTCGAACATGGTGGTCTCCATCGCGGGGAGCTTTGAGCGCGACGAGGTGCTCGCGGCGCTGCGCGGGGCGCTCGGCTTCGACTGCCCGCCGCCGCCCGTTCGCGAGGAGTATGAGGTGCACTACGAGCCCTCGCTCGTGGTGCGCAAAAAGGACATTGAGCAGAATCACCTCTGCCTTGGCGTGCCGGGACTGCCGCTCGGCCACCCGAAGCGCTTTGAGTTGGCGGTGCTCAGCAACATCCTCGGTGAGGGCATGTCGAGCCGTCTCTTTCAGAGACTGCGCGAGGAGATGGGGCTTGTGTACACGGTCTACACCTTTTTGGCAAACCACGAAAAGGCGGGCTTTTTCGGCATCTACTCGGCCCAGACGGCCGAGGCCGAGAGCCAGGCGATCGAGCTGATCAGAGGGGAGCTTGAGAGCGTTGCGCGCGACGGCGTGACCGACGAGGAGGTGCGCCGCGCAAAAGAGCTTTTGAAGACCAACATCGTCATGGGCTACGAGAGCAGCTTCAACCGCATGAACCGAAACGCCCGCGACGAGATCTTCCGCGGCCGCTTTGTCAAGGCAAAGGAGATCACCGCGCTGATCGACGCGGTGGACACCGCCGCCGTCAGCGAGCGGGCGGGCGCGCTCTTTGAGCCGGACAAGTTCTCTCTCGGCGTGGTCGGCAGAACAAGGCCGCGCGAGGAGTACCGCCGGGAGCTGGCGTGA
- a CDS encoding AAA family ATPase has translation MNRFSPRAQHALNEALASAQRAGHSYVGSEHLLLSLAREKGSSAADALRRAGLDDKKIQLQIELLVGQGTPSRLLPSDMTPSLKQIIELSLLESRSQGQSVIGSEHLLLALLKQPGCRARSILTRLGADVDLICGELTHWTGDGLPLEFGGDESPLLKTQTLKNFGVDLTAQARFGRIDPLIGRDGEIRRLTQILCRRQKNNPVLIGEPGVGKTAIAEGLALLIAKNRVPEGLRGKRVVMLDLAGMIAGAKYRGEFEERLKNTLAEVKKIGNLILFIDEIHIIVGAGAAEGAVDAANILKPSLARGEFQVIGATTTEEYRRYIEKDSALSRRFQPIMVEEPDCERSIEILKGVRPRYEQFHRVKIDDEAIEAAVRLSKRYLPERRLPDKAIDLIDEAAAKLRIAAADRPPALPAEPPRVSEERVRALLGEITGIPISEPGGGAGREFVELEQILEQSVIGQSEAVKKVAGVIRRSRAGLADERRPTGSFLFLGPTGVGKTELARALARALFQSEEAVIRLDMAEYMEKNSVSKLIGSPPGYVGYEEGGQLTEKVRRHPYSIILLDEIEKAHPEVFSMLLAVLEDGRLTDSSGRTVDFCNTVIIMTSNIGARSMAAGSQPLGFAAADGADTGRRERALEELKRVCSPEFLNRIDEIVVFSPLCERDCAVIARRLLGELKDRLARQQVHLEMDESLAQHIASRGYSARYGARALRRLTQSEIADELATMILRGELTPGERGVLEMREGKLTVRRKALIP, from the coding sequence GTGAATCGATTTTCTCCCAGGGCGCAGCACGCGCTCAACGAGGCGCTCGCCTCGGCGCAGCGGGCGGGACACAGCTATGTCGGCAGCGAGCATCTGCTCTTGTCGCTCGCGCGCGAGAAAGGCTCGAGCGCGGCAGACGCACTGCGCCGTGCCGGGCTGGACGACAAGAAAATTCAGCTTCAGATCGAGCTGCTTGTCGGGCAGGGCACGCCCTCGCGGCTGCTGCCGTCGGATATGACCCCCAGTCTCAAGCAGATCATCGAGCTGTCGCTTCTGGAGTCGCGCAGTCAGGGCCAGAGTGTGATCGGCAGCGAGCATCTGCTGCTCGCCCTGCTCAAGCAGCCCGGCTGCCGGGCGCGCAGCATTCTCACGCGGCTCGGCGCGGATGTGGATCTGATCTGCGGGGAGCTGACCCACTGGACCGGCGACGGCCTGCCGCTCGAATTCGGCGGGGACGAGTCGCCGCTTTTGAAGACCCAGACGCTCAAGAACTTCGGCGTGGATCTGACGGCCCAGGCCCGCTTCGGGCGCATTGACCCGCTCATCGGCCGCGACGGGGAGATTCGCCGGCTCACCCAGATTCTCTGCCGGCGGCAGAAGAACAACCCCGTTCTCATCGGCGAGCCGGGCGTCGGCAAGACAGCCATCGCCGAGGGACTGGCGCTTCTCATCGCGAAAAACCGCGTGCCCGAGGGACTTCGCGGCAAGCGGGTGGTGATGCTCGATCTCGCGGGCATGATCGCGGGTGCCAAGTACCGCGGCGAGTTTGAGGAGCGGCTCAAGAACACGCTCGCCGAGGTCAAGAAGATCGGCAATCTCATTTTGTTCATTGACGAGATCCACATCATTGTCGGCGCGGGCGCGGCCGAGGGGGCGGTGGACGCGGCCAACATCTTAAAGCCCTCGCTCGCGCGCGGCGAGTTTCAGGTGATCGGCGCGACCACCACCGAGGAGTACCGCCGTTACATTGAAAAGGACTCGGCGCTCTCGCGGCGCTTTCAGCCGATCATGGTTGAGGAGCCGGACTGTGAGCGCAGCATCGAGATTCTCAAGGGCGTGCGACCGCGCTATGAGCAGTTTCACCGGGTGAAGATCGACGACGAGGCCATTGAGGCCGCGGTGCGGCTCTCCAAGCGCTACCTGCCCGAGCGGCGGCTGCCCGACAAGGCCATTGACCTGATCGACGAGGCGGCGGCCAAGCTGCGCATTGCAGCCGCCGACCGGCCGCCCGCGCTGCCCGCCGAGCCGCCCCGTGTGAGCGAGGAGCGCGTGCGCGCCCTGCTCGGGGAGATCACGGGCATTCCGATCAGCGAACCGGGCGGCGGGGCCGGGCGGGAATTTGTAGAGCTTGAGCAGATTCTCGAGCAGTCGGTCATCGGCCAGAGCGAGGCGGTGAAGAAAGTGGCGGGCGTCATCCGCCGCAGCAGGGCGGGGCTCGCCGACGAGCGCCGGCCGACGGGCTCGTTTCTCTTTCTCGGGCCGACGGGCGTCGGCAAGACGGAACTTGCGCGAGCTCTTGCGCGGGCGCTCTTTCAGAGTGAGGAGGCGGTTATCCGCCTCGATATGGCCGAGTACATGGAGAAGAACAGCGTCTCCAAGCTCATCGGTTCGCCGCCGGGCTATGTCGGCTACGAGGAGGGCGGCCAGCTGACCGAGAAAGTGCGCCGGCACCCCTACTCCATCATTCTGCTCGACGAGATTGAAAAGGCCCACCCCGAGGTCTTCTCCATGCTGCTGGCCGTTCTCGAGGACGGCAGGCTCACCGACTCGTCGGGTCGCACGGTGGACTTCTGCAACACCGTGATCATCATGACCTCGAACATCGGCGCGCGCAGCATGGCGGCGGGAAGCCAGCCGCTCGGCTTCGCGGCGGCGGACGGCGCGGATACGGGCCGCCGCGAGCGGGCGCTCGAGGAGCTCAAGCGGGTGTGCAGCCCGGAGTTTCTCAACCGCATCGACGAGATTGTGGTCTTCTCGCCGCTCTGTGAGCGCGACTGCGCGGTGATCGCGCGGCGGCTGCTCGGCGAGCTCAAAGACCGGCTCGCCCGCCAGCAGGTTCACCTCGAGATGGATGAGAGCCTCGCGCAGCACATCGCAAGCCGTGGCTACTCGGCGCGCTACGGTGCGCGGGCGCTGCGGCGGCTGACCCAGTCGGAGATCGCCGACGAGCTTGCGACGATGATTCTGCGCGGCGAGCTCACACCGGGCGAGCGCGGCGTGCTCGAGATGCGCGAGGGCAAACTCACCGTGCGCCGCAAGGCGCTGATTCCCTGA
- a CDS encoding glycine--tRNA ligase: MDNTNKTMEKIVGLCKNRGFVYSGSEIYGGLANTWDYGPLGVEFKNNVKRAWWKKFVQESKYNVGLDSAILMNPQVWVASGHVGGFSDPLMDCRDCKTRHRADQLIEDAVPGVSTAGWSNEQMLDYIRDNGIKCPNCGSANFTDIRKFNLMFKTFQGVTEDSKNEIYLRPETAQGIFVNFKNVARTTRKKIPFGIGQVGKSFRNEITPGNFTFRTREFEQMELEFFCKPGTDLEWFRYWKDACENFLYSLGMKKENLRLRDHEKEELSHYSNATTDIEYLFPFGWGELWGIADRTDFDLKQHQNTSGESMEYFDAETNEKYIPYCVEPSLGADRVALAFLVDAYDEEEVGEGDTRVVLRLHPCLAPFKAAVLPLSKKLAGPAGELHESLAKRFPVDYDDAGSIGKRYRREDEIGTPLCITYDFDSETDGCVTVRDRDTMQQVRIPIAEVADYIDAKLTF, encoded by the coding sequence ATGGACAACACGAACAAGACGATGGAAAAAATCGTAGGCCTCTGCAAGAACAGAGGCTTTGTATACAGCGGCTCGGAGATCTACGGCGGCCTTGCCAACACCTGGGACTACGGCCCGCTCGGGGTGGAGTTCAAAAACAACGTCAAGCGCGCCTGGTGGAAGAAGTTTGTGCAGGAGTCGAAGTACAACGTCGGACTTGACAGCGCCATTTTGATGAACCCGCAGGTCTGGGTGGCGAGCGGCCATGTAGGCGGCTTTTCCGACCCGCTGATGGACTGCAGGGACTGCAAGACCCGCCACCGCGCCGACCAGCTCATCGAGGACGCCGTGCCCGGCGTGAGCACCGCCGGCTGGTCGAACGAGCAGATGCTCGACTACATCCGCGACAACGGCATCAAGTGCCCGAACTGCGGCTCGGCGAACTTCACCGACATCCGCAAGTTCAATCTGATGTTCAAGACTTTTCAGGGTGTCACCGAGGACAGCAAAAATGAGATCTACCTGCGCCCAGAGACCGCGCAGGGCATCTTCGTCAACTTCAAAAACGTCGCGCGCACCACGCGCAAGAAGATCCCCTTCGGCATCGGTCAGGTGGGCAAGTCCTTCCGAAACGAGATCACGCCCGGCAACTTCACGTTCCGCACCCGCGAGTTTGAGCAGATGGAGCTGGAGTTCTTCTGCAAGCCCGGCACCGATCTCGAGTGGTTTCGCTACTGGAAAGACGCCTGCGAGAACTTTTTGTACTCGCTCGGCATGAAGAAGGAGAATCTGCGCCTGCGCGACCACGAGAAAGAGGAGCTGTCGCACTACTCGAACGCGACGACCGACATCGAGTATCTCTTCCCGTTCGGCTGGGGCGAGCTGTGGGGCATCGCCGACCGCACGGACTTTGATCTCAAGCAGCACCAGAACACCTCCGGCGAGTCGATGGAGTACTTTGACGCCGAGACCAATGAGAAATACATCCCCTACTGCGTCGAGCCGTCTCTCGGCGCGGACCGTGTGGCGCTCGCGTTCCTGGTCGACGCCTACGACGAGGAGGAGGTCGGCGAGGGCGACACCCGCGTGGTGCTGCGCCTACACCCCTGTCTCGCACCTTTCAAGGCGGCGGTCCTGCCGCTGTCGAAAAAGCTCGCGGGCCCGGCCGGCGAGCTCCACGAGAGCCTCGCGAAGAGATTTCCGGTCGACTACGACGACGCCGGCTCCATCGGCAAGCGCTACCGCCGCGAGGATGAGATCGGCACGCCTCTGTGCATCACCTACGACTTTGACAGCGAGACCGACGGCTGCGTGACCGTGCGCGACCGCGACACCATGCAGCAGGTGCGCATTCCGATCGCCGAGGTGGCGGACTACATCGACGCAAAGCTCACATTCTGA
- a CDS encoding deoxycytidylate deaminase, whose amino-acid sequence MRIDKENYYLDIAETVLERGTCLRRNYGAIIVKNDEIISTGYSGAPRGRKNCTSLKFCMRDKLNIPSGQRYELCRSVHAEANAIISAPRHNMIGATLYLVGRDAKTGEINPDSDSCSMCKRLIINAGITKVVIRRTKTTYSAIDVRDWIFNDDSLQEEF is encoded by the coding sequence TTGAGAATCGACAAGGAGAACTACTACCTCGACATTGCCGAGACCGTTTTGGAGCGGGGCACCTGCCTGCGGCGCAACTACGGCGCCATCATTGTCAAAAACGACGAGATCATCTCGACCGGCTACTCCGGCGCGCCGCGCGGGCGAAAGAACTGCACGTCGCTGAAATTCTGCATGCGCGACAAGCTCAATATCCCGTCCGGGCAGCGCTACGAGCTCTGCCGCTCGGTGCACGCCGAGGCGAACGCCATCATTTCAGCCCCGCGCCACAACATGATCGGCGCGACGCTCTACCTCGTCGGGCGTGACGCCAAGACCGGGGAGATCAACCCGGACTCCGATTCCTGCTCCATGTGCAAGCGGCTCATCATCAACGCGGGCATCACCAAGGTGGTCATCCGCCGCACCAAAACGACCTACTCGGCCATCGACGTGCGCGACTGGATTTTCAACGACGACTCACTGCAGGAGGAATTTTGA
- the ymfI gene encoding elongation factor P 5-aminopentanone reductase: MQKVALVTGASGGIGAAAARRLARDGCAVALHYHRGRERAEALADELSREGLRVCAAGADLRDGAQIAALFAQVERELGPVDILVNNAGVARIQMLCDASEGDFDELFGVNVRAAFLCIRAALSHMVHEKWGRIVNVCSMWGEVGASCEALYSASKAALIGLTRALAKELGPSGITVNAVSPGVIDTAMNASLDAAALAALCEETPVGRLGTPDEVAEAIAFLAGEGAAFVTGQVLGVNGGMVV; this comes from the coding sequence ATGCAGAAAGTGGCGCTTGTCACCGGAGCGTCCGGCGGCATCGGCGCGGCGGCAGCGCGCCGCCTCGCCCGGGACGGGTGCGCGGTGGCGCTGCACTACCACAGAGGGCGGGAACGCGCCGAGGCGCTCGCGGACGAGCTCTCGCGCGAGGGGCTGCGGGTGTGCGCGGCGGGAGCGGATCTTCGCGACGGCGCGCAGATCGCCGCTCTCTTTGCGCAGGTCGAACGGGAGCTCGGGCCGGTCGACATTCTCGTCAACAACGCGGGTGTCGCGCGCATCCAGATGCTCTGCGACGCGAGCGAGGGGGATTTTGACGAGCTCTTCGGCGTCAATGTGAGAGCGGCTTTCCTCTGCATCCGCGCGGCGCTTTCGCACATGGTGCACGAGAAGTGGGGGCGCATTGTCAACGTCTGTTCCATGTGGGGCGAGGTGGGCGCCTCCTGCGAGGCGCTCTACTCGGCGTCAAAGGCGGCGCTCATCGGGCTGACGAGGGCGCTTGCCAAGGAGCTCGGCCCGAGCGGCATCACGGTGAATGCCGTCTCGCCCGGCGTGATCGACACGGCGATGAACGCCTCGCTCGACGCGGCGGCGCTCGCGGCGCTGTGTGAGGAGACGCCCGTCGGCCGCCTGGGCACGCCCGACGAGGTCGCCGAAGCCATCGCCTTTCTCGCGGGGGAGGGCGCCGCCTTTGTCACGGGGCAGGTGCTCGGTGTCAACGGCGGGATGGTCGTCTAA
- the fba gene encoding class II fructose-1,6-bisphosphate aldolase — protein MPLVNTVEMFKKAYEGGYAIGAFNVNNMEIVQGITEACQELKSPVILQVSGGARKYANHTYLTKLVEAAVIETDVPIALHLDHGNSFELCKSCIDGGFTSVMIDGSHLSFEENVALAKQVADYAHQFNVTVEAELGRLAGIEDAVNVSAEDASYTNPAEVQEFVERTGVDSLAIAIGTSHGAYKFKPGQKPQLRFDILEEVARRLPGFPIVLHGASSVVPEFVEMINKFGGQMPDAIGIPEDMLRQAAKMAVCKINVDSDLRLAMTATIRKYLAENPSHFDPRQYLAPARTAIKDMVAHKINTVMGSAGKA, from the coding sequence GTGCCTTTAGTCAATACAGTCGAAATGTTCAAAAAGGCCTACGAGGGCGGCTACGCCATCGGCGCGTTCAACGTCAACAATATGGAGATTGTGCAGGGCATCACCGAGGCCTGCCAGGAGCTCAAGAGCCCGGTCATTCTTCAGGTGTCGGGCGGCGCGCGCAAGTACGCGAACCACACCTACCTTACCAAGCTCGTTGAGGCGGCGGTCATCGAGACCGATGTGCCGATCGCGCTGCACCTCGACCACGGCAATTCCTTTGAGCTGTGCAAGAGCTGCATCGACGGAGGCTTTACCTCGGTCATGATCGACGGCAGCCACCTGTCCTTTGAGGAGAATGTGGCTCTCGCCAAGCAGGTCGCCGACTATGCCCACCAGTTCAATGTCACCGTTGAGGCCGAGCTCGGCCGCCTCGCCGGTATTGAGGACGCTGTCAACGTCAGCGCAGAGGATGCGTCCTACACGAACCCTGCCGAGGTGCAGGAGTTTGTCGAGCGCACGGGCGTCGACTCGCTCGCCATTGCCATCGGCACCAGCCACGGCGCCTACAAGTTCAAGCCCGGCCAGAAGCCCCAGCTGCGCTTTGACATCCTCGAGGAGGTCGCCCGGCGCCTGCCCGGCTTCCCGATCGTGCTGCACGGCGCGTCCTCGGTTGTGCCGGAGTTTGTGGAGATGATCAACAAATTCGGCGGCCAGATGCCCGACGCGATTGGCATCCCGGAGGACATGCTCCGCCAGGCGGCCAAAATGGCGGTGTGCAAGATCAACGTCGACAGCGACCTGAGACTTGCCATGACGGCCACCATCCGCAAGTACCTCGCCGAGAACCCGTCCCACTTTGATCCGCGCCAGTATCTCGCCCCGGCGCGCACCGCGATCAAGGACATGGTCGCACACAAGATCAACACGGTCATGGGCTCCGCAGGAAAGGCCTGA
- a CDS encoding NAD(P)-dependent oxidoreductase, with protein sequence MKIGFIGTGVMGAAMARNLMRAGHTLAVYNRTKSKALPLVEEGAELCETVAACAAGRDMVITIVGMPADVEQVYFAPDGILENADRGTLLVDMTTTEPSLSVRIHAAAVSRGLRAIDAPVSGGDVGAREGTLSIMAGGDEEDFEAAQPVLACMGSLVVYEGPAGSGQHTKMANQIAIAGAVAGVGEALSYARRMGLDLERTIQTLSAGAARSFQLESNGAKMVSGDMAPGFFIKHFVKDMGIAEREASDAGLSLEVLAQVLEMYRSLEARGLGELGTQAICKYYE encoded by the coding sequence ATGAAAATCGGTTTTATCGGAACGGGCGTCATGGGCGCCGCCATGGCGCGAAATCTCATGCGCGCCGGCCACACGCTCGCGGTCTACAACCGCACAAAGAGCAAGGCCCTGCCTCTGGTCGAAGAGGGGGCCGAGCTCTGTGAGACGGTCGCCGCCTGCGCCGCCGGGCGGGATATGGTCATCACCATTGTCGGCATGCCGGCCGATGTGGAGCAGGTCTACTTTGCGCCGGACGGCATTCTTGAGAACGCCGACAGGGGCACGCTTCTCGTCGACATGACGACGACCGAGCCGTCGCTTTCCGTGCGCATCCATGCGGCGGCGGTGAGCCGCGGTCTGCGGGCGATCGACGCGCCGGTCTCGGGCGGCGACGTCGGCGCGCGCGAGGGCACGCTCTCCATCATGGCGGGCGGCGATGAGGAGGACTTTGAGGCCGCGCAGCCTGTTCTCGCGTGCATGGGCAGCCTCGTGGTCTACGAGGGGCCGGCGGGCAGCGGCCAGCACACCAAGATGGCGAATCAGATCGCCATTGCCGGCGCCGTCGCGGGCGTCGGTGAAGCGCTGAGCTACGCGCGGCGCATGGGGCTCGATCTCGAGCGGACGATTCAGACTCTTTCTGCGGGCGCGGCGCGCAGCTTTCAGCTCGAGAGCAACGGCGCGAAGATGGTCTCGGGCGACATGGCGCCCGGCTTCTTCATCAAGCACTTTGTCAAGGATATGGGCATCGCCGAGCGGGAGGCGTCTGACGCCGGGCTGTCGCTCGAAGTGCTCGCGCAGGTGCTCGAGATGTACCGCAGCCTCGAGGCGCGCGGACTCGGCGAGCTCGGCACGCAGGCGATCTGCAAATACTACGAGTGA
- a CDS encoding GNAT family N-acetyltransferase — protein MTRGVKLCYRGLGADEICRELFYGFVRRQVVTDCWRREEGRWVIREDGFVDDWAEEDYRELITSLKSTAARSGLVYACFCDGALKGFVSVEPERFGARREYLDLTNLHVSEDMRGRGIGTVLFRAARQWARREGASKLYLSAHSAVETQAFYRARGCVEAREYSREHVEREPFDCQLECSCEP, from the coding sequence GTGACGCGGGGCGTGAAGCTCTGTTACAGGGGGCTCGGCGCGGATGAGATTTGCCGCGAGCTGTTTTACGGCTTTGTCAGACGCCAGGTAGTGACCGACTGTTGGCGCCGGGAGGAGGGCCGCTGGGTCATACGGGAGGACGGCTTTGTCGACGACTGGGCAGAAGAGGACTATCGAGAGCTCATCACCTCACTCAAAAGCACGGCGGCGCGGAGTGGTCTTGTGTACGCCTGCTTCTGTGACGGGGCGCTCAAGGGCTTTGTGTCGGTCGAGCCGGAGCGCTTTGGCGCGCGGCGGGAGTATCTGGATTTGACCAATCTCCATGTCAGCGAGGACATGCGCGGCAGGGGGATTGGCACGGTGCTCTTTCGAGCCGCAAGACAGTGGGCGCGGCGCGAGGGGGCGTCAAAGCTCTATCTCTCGGCACACTCCGCGGTGGAGACTCAGGCCTTTTACCGGGCCAGGGGGTGCGTAGAGGCCCGGGAGTACAGCAGAGAGCATGTTGAGCGGGAGCCCTTTGACTGCCAGCTCGAGTGTTCCTGTGAGCCCTGA
- a CDS encoding nucleoside recognition domain-containing protein translates to MAALSAVITPAIIAGVVLFGLVRGVAVFDCFIEGAVEGLKVVYRILPTLIALLTAVSLFEASGALEIIGAAVRPLTDLLHIPSELVPLAILRPVSGSGSISLLDTLLASVGPDSFAGRVACVMLASTETTFYTFTLYYASAGVKRTRHTLAAALVADVSVILLACVFVRLFFPA, encoded by the coding sequence GTGGCTGCCCTGTCGGCCGTCATCACGCCCGCCATCATCGCGGGCGTGGTGCTCTTCGGCCTTGTCCGGGGTGTCGCGGTGTTCGACTGCTTCATCGAGGGGGCGGTCGAGGGGCTCAAAGTGGTCTACCGTATCCTGCCCACGCTCATCGCGCTGCTCACGGCGGTCAGCCTCTTTGAGGCCTCGGGCGCACTCGAGATCATCGGCGCGGCTGTCCGCCCGCTGACGGACCTGCTGCACATCCCGAGCGAGCTCGTACCCCTCGCCATCCTGCGCCCGGTGTCGGGCAGCGGTTCCATCTCGCTTCTCGACACGCTGCTCGCGAGCGTCGGACCCGACAGCTTTGCCGGGCGGGTGGCCTGCGTCATGCTCGCCTCGACCGAGACCACATTCTACACGTTCACACTCTACTACGCGTCGGCAGGCGTCAAGCGCACCCGTCACACCCTGGCGGCCGCCCTCGTCGCGGACGTGTCTGTGATTCTGCTCGCGTGTGTGTTCGTGCGGCTCTTCTTCCCAGCCTGA
- a CDS encoding nucleoside recognition domain-containing protein, translating into MLNYLWAGMIVVALLFGVLTGRTAELSAAALSGGTRAVQLVLSIGGVMCLWSGVMKIAERSGLIELFAKLLRPVIRLLFGDVKKKSAAERYISMNMTANLFGLGNAATPMGLAAMRELSALSPEKGVASKSMIRFVLINTASLQLVPTTIAAMRLARGSSAPFDLLPAIWLTSACSLAIGLAVCFLCESASPARRR; encoded by the coding sequence ATGTTGAACTATCTCTGGGCCGGCATGATCGTTGTGGCCCTGCTCTTCGGCGTGCTCACCGGCCGCACAGCCGAGCTCTCGGCCGCCGCCCTGTCGGGCGGAACGCGGGCGGTGCAGCTCGTGCTGTCCATCGGCGGGGTGATGTGCCTTTGGAGCGGCGTGATGAAAATCGCCGAGCGCAGCGGCCTGATCGAGCTCTTTGCAAAACTCCTGCGCCCGGTCATCCGGCTGCTCTTCGGCGACGTCAAAAAAAAGAGCGCCGCCGAGCGCTACATATCCATGAACATGACGGCCAATCTCTTCGGTCTCGGCAACGCCGCGACCCCCATGGGGCTCGCCGCCATGCGGGAACTCTCGGCTCTCTCCCCCGAGAAGGGCGTGGCCTCGAAGAGCATGATTCGCTTTGTGCTCATCAACACGGCGTCGCTCCAGCTGGTGCCGACTACCATCGCGGCCATGCGCCTTGCGCGCGGGTCGTCAGCGCCCTTTGATCTGCTGCCCGCCATCTGGCTGACCTCGGCCTGTTCGCTTGCAATCGGCCTTGCGGTCTGCTTTCTCTGTGAGAGCGCCTCGCCGGCGCGGCGCAGGTAG
- a CDS encoding AbrB/MazE/SpoVT family DNA-binding domain-containing protein, which yields MKSTGIVRRIDELGRFVLPIELRRTLDLTERDAVEIYVDEDTIILKKYEPACTFCGSTKGIISYKGKNICSQCIEELKK from the coding sequence GTGAAATCAACAGGAATCGTCAGAAGAATTGATGAATTAGGTAGATTCGTGTTGCCGATCGAGCTTCGCAGAACGCTTGATCTCACAGAACGGGACGCAGTAGAAATTTATGTCGATGAAGATACGATTATTCTCAAAAAGTACGAACCAGCCTGCACCTTTTGCGGAAGTACCAAAGGAATCATCAGCTACAAAGGCAAAAACATCTGCTCCCAGTGCATTGAGGAGCTGAAAAAATAA